Proteins from a genomic interval of Antedon mediterranea chromosome 5, ecAntMedi1.1, whole genome shotgun sequence:
- the LOC140048520 gene encoding uncharacterized protein isoform X2, translated as MTSSKENDQIPVTVNPFYAFLTEQHDGMKDEEFKKVKLYSRDKLAKDVYDELSTPLELFEKLWDNGIISEDDTRFLEEVYERMKNKTGLGEIEEYKPKIKEYKERIRLLSVKHDSLFVGRDKELHKILQAFAAKTGKCCCVILAGSPGIGKTKLSIQTCAIYSAYLKEEFVVTTYLVNLRNLMSLSEVGAAIMNAIGIKDMVPSNFNAAELFCWIRENKLETIIYLDNADDVLKPRIPPRDDFINFLREFVAEKNQRVKFLITSRYRVDNESLLSVNSFHQLEIKPLEVLDAMSLLRRSSELRKLDDAICKDLVLACGQNPHAIRTVASRMKLGHMQPKELLELLKNPTPAQKVFEHRYGKTDNHGIEQTESVLSCLHVMFNQLDNNCKSYLVKLAVFPSFFYREVAAIILDEEKSTTSLHLEELCAYGVLQFDKLDQFKNIASCEGECNQYIVHTLVRQTCNFAIGEDPCLKTCIDTAKAAFFQHYHQKLNRICELANRNFKEGFERFQSDKSNLIEYLKQEANISPRNTVAEFDFSEEERQYAIWDGLVEADRRVEYFEKKSKLAKKERDYTSYSFFCAWLGDQHICQAELPMAVDAANDGLKTIDKLKSEDTGHKNTMIAKAACLYVKGRAYSGQRKYLKSLNALKRSLALRRKHERDHTMTARGLNSIGHLQHRRGKYHEARSYHQQALDIIERITDNYPEGHIDYSVYVMNMGACLRSWGNRLKGAEKTAKYDEALEWFKKAWKIQKNSFPGIEISHRSKILKNMALCNFEKGDYIKALPDAEKSLGICRRILKENPDTARCLYFVGRVHHHIGKKILRAAEISEAQRADAENRFSLSMEFLEEAYNMEHSLGADRRSLDYESLKEEIIDVLNSLGKYNIRRWKQRFKDTDNQEKTNVQSESSGFSRYLPQSCCIA; from the exons ATGACGTCAAGTAAAGAAAACGATCAAATTCCCGTTACTGTTAATCCGTTTTATGCATTCTTAACTGAACAGCATGATGGCATGAAAGATGAAGAATTCAAGAAAGTTAAACTATACTCAAGAGATAAGTTGGCCAAGGATGTCTACGATGAATTATCAACACCGCTAGAATTGTTCGAGAAACTCTGGGACAATGGGATTATTTCGGAGGACGATACTAGATTTCTAGAGGAAGTATACGAGCGTATGAAGAACAAAACTGGCTTAGGCGAGATTGAAGAGTATAAACcgaaaataaaagaatataaaGAACGCATCAGGTTGCTGTCAGTAAAACACGATTCTTTGTTTGTTGGAAGAGACAAAGAATTGCACAAAATCTTACAGGCTTTTGCTGCGAAAACTGGAAAATGTTGTTGTGTGATTCTCGCCGGTTCGCCTGGAATTGGAAAAACAAAGTTATCTATTCAGACTTGCGCAATCTACTCCGCATATTTAAAAGAAGAATTTGTTGTTAC AACTTATCTTGTCAACTTGAGGAACCTAATGTCATTGAGTGAAGTAGGAGCTGCCATCATGAACGCAATTGGTATCAAAGACATGGTACCATCTAACTTTAACGCTGCCGAATTATTTTGCTGGATACGAGAAAATAAATTAG AAACAATAATCTATTTAGATAATGCGGACGACGTTTTGAAGCCAAGAATACCACCACGTGATGACTTCATCAATTTTCTTCGTGAGTTTGTTGCCGAGAAAAATCAGAGAGTAAAATTCCTAATCACATCAAGATACAGAGTTGATAATGAGTCCTTATTGTCGGTAAACAGCTTTCATCAACTTGAAATAAAACCTCTTGAAGTGTTAGATGCCATGTCCCTTCTTCGTCGCTCGTCTGAGCTACGAAAGCTCGACGATGCTATCTGTAAAGATTTGGTACTTGCTTGTGGCCAAAACCCTCATGCGATTCGAACGGTGGCCAGTCGTATGAAACTGGGACATATGCAACCAAAAGAGCTACTGGAACTTCTGAAAAACCCGACTCCAGCACAGAAAGTTTTTGAGCACAGGTATGGCAAAACTGACAATCATGGTATCGAACAAACAGAGAGTGTTCTCAGTTGCCTGCATGTCATGTTTAATCAACTCGATAACAATTGCAAGTCATATTTGGTTAAGCTGGCCGTCTTTCCAAGTTTCTTTTACAGAGAGGTAGCTGCCATTATTCTTGACGAAGAGAAGAGTACTACTAGTTTGCATCTAGAGGAACTTTGCGCCTACGGAGTTTTGCAGTTTGATAAGCTAgatcaatttaaaaacattgcaTCGTGTGAAGGCGAGTGTAATCAGTACATTGTCCACACATTGGTGAGGCAGACCTGCAACTTTGCAATAGGCGAAGATCCGTGTTTGAAAACCTGTATTGATACTGCCAAGGCAGCATTTTTTCAACATTACCATCAAAAGTTGAATAGAATTTGTGAACTTGCAAATAGAAATTTCAAAGAGGGTTTTGAAAGGTTCCAGAGTGACAAATCAAATCTGATCGAATATCTTAAACAGGAAGCTAACATTTCACCAAGAAACACTGTTGCCGAATTTGACTTTTCCGAAGAAGAAAGGCAGTATGCTATCTGGGATGGGTTGGTTGAAGCAGATCGAAGAGTTGAGTATTTTGAAAAGAAATCAAAATTAGCCAAGAAAGAAAGAGACTATACAAGTTATAGTTTTTTCTGTGCATGGTTAGGCGACCAGCACATTTGTCAAGCCGAACTGCCAATGGCAGTCGATGCTGCCAACGACGGATTGAAGACGATTGATAAACTAAAATCTGAAGATACAGgtcataaaaatacaatgatTGCTAAGGCCGCATGTCTGTACGTGAAAGGACGAGCATACAGTGGACAGAGAAAATACTTGAAAAGTTTGAATGCACTTAAACGATCTTTGGCTCTACGACGAAAACACGAAAGAGATCATACAATGACGGCGCGTGGATTGAACTCAATTGGCCATTTGCAACACCGTCGGGGAAAATATCATGAGGCTAGATCGTATCACCAACAGGCGTTGGACATAATTGAAAGAATTACAGATAATTATCCAGAAGGACATATTGATTATTCTGTGTATGTCATGAATATGGGAGCCTGTTTAAGAAGTTGGGGGAATAGACTCAAGGGTGCTGAGAAAACAGCAAAGTACGACGAAGCTTTAGAATGGTTCAAAAAGGCATGGAAAATACAGAAGAATAGTTTCCCGGGTATAGAAATTTCACATAGATccaaaatattgaaaaacatgGCGCTTTGCAACTTTGAAAAGGGAGATTATATAAAAGCTCTCCCAGATGCTGAGAAAAGTTTGGGTATTTGCCGACGGATTTTGAAAGAAAACCCAGACACGGCCAGGTGCTTGTACTTTGTTGGTCGTGTTCACCATCATATTGGTAAGAAAATATTAAGAGCCGCAGAAATATCAGAGGCCCAGCGAG CGGATGCGGAAAACCGCTTCAGTCTTAGTATGGAATTCCTCGAGGAGGCCTACAATATGGAGCATAGTCTGGGAGCTGATCGACGAAGCCTCGACTATGAAAGCCTCAAAGAAGAGATAATTGATGTACTTAATTCACTAGGAAAATATAACATCAGACGCTGGAAACAACGATTCAAA GACACCGACAATCAAGAAAAGACTAATGTTCAATCTGAAAGTAGTGGTTTTTCGAGGTACCTGCCACAATCCTGCTGCATTGCATGA
- the LOC140048520 gene encoding uncharacterized protein isoform X1 — MWTKEIMTSSKENDQIPVTVNPFYAFLTEQHDGMKDEEFKKVKLYSRDKLAKDVYDELSTPLELFEKLWDNGIISEDDTRFLEEVYERMKNKTGLGEIEEYKPKIKEYKERIRLLSVKHDSLFVGRDKELHKILQAFAAKTGKCCCVILAGSPGIGKTKLSIQTCAIYSAYLKEEFVVTTYLVNLRNLMSLSEVGAAIMNAIGIKDMVPSNFNAAELFCWIRENKLETIIYLDNADDVLKPRIPPRDDFINFLREFVAEKNQRVKFLITSRYRVDNESLLSVNSFHQLEIKPLEVLDAMSLLRRSSELRKLDDAICKDLVLACGQNPHAIRTVASRMKLGHMQPKELLELLKNPTPAQKVFEHRYGKTDNHGIEQTESVLSCLHVMFNQLDNNCKSYLVKLAVFPSFFYREVAAIILDEEKSTTSLHLEELCAYGVLQFDKLDQFKNIASCEGECNQYIVHTLVRQTCNFAIGEDPCLKTCIDTAKAAFFQHYHQKLNRICELANRNFKEGFERFQSDKSNLIEYLKQEANISPRNTVAEFDFSEEERQYAIWDGLVEADRRVEYFEKKSKLAKKERDYTSYSFFCAWLGDQHICQAELPMAVDAANDGLKTIDKLKSEDTGHKNTMIAKAACLYVKGRAYSGQRKYLKSLNALKRSLALRRKHERDHTMTARGLNSIGHLQHRRGKYHEARSYHQQALDIIERITDNYPEGHIDYSVYVMNMGACLRSWGNRLKGAEKTAKYDEALEWFKKAWKIQKNSFPGIEISHRSKILKNMALCNFEKGDYIKALPDAEKSLGICRRILKENPDTARCLYFVGRVHHHIGKKILRAAEISEAQRADAENRFSLSMEFLEEAYNMEHSLGADRRSLDYESLKEEIIDVLNSLGKYNIRRWKQRFKDTDNQEKTNVQSESSGFSRYLPQSCCIA; from the exons atgtg gaCTAAGGAAATCATGACGTCAAGTAAAGAAAACGATCAAATTCCCGTTACTGTTAATCCGTTTTATGCATTCTTAACTGAACAGCATGATGGCATGAAAGATGAAGAATTCAAGAAAGTTAAACTATACTCAAGAGATAAGTTGGCCAAGGATGTCTACGATGAATTATCAACACCGCTAGAATTGTTCGAGAAACTCTGGGACAATGGGATTATTTCGGAGGACGATACTAGATTTCTAGAGGAAGTATACGAGCGTATGAAGAACAAAACTGGCTTAGGCGAGATTGAAGAGTATAAACcgaaaataaaagaatataaaGAACGCATCAGGTTGCTGTCAGTAAAACACGATTCTTTGTTTGTTGGAAGAGACAAAGAATTGCACAAAATCTTACAGGCTTTTGCTGCGAAAACTGGAAAATGTTGTTGTGTGATTCTCGCCGGTTCGCCTGGAATTGGAAAAACAAAGTTATCTATTCAGACTTGCGCAATCTACTCCGCATATTTAAAAGAAGAATTTGTTGTTAC AACTTATCTTGTCAACTTGAGGAACCTAATGTCATTGAGTGAAGTAGGAGCTGCCATCATGAACGCAATTGGTATCAAAGACATGGTACCATCTAACTTTAACGCTGCCGAATTATTTTGCTGGATACGAGAAAATAAATTAG AAACAATAATCTATTTAGATAATGCGGACGACGTTTTGAAGCCAAGAATACCACCACGTGATGACTTCATCAATTTTCTTCGTGAGTTTGTTGCCGAGAAAAATCAGAGAGTAAAATTCCTAATCACATCAAGATACAGAGTTGATAATGAGTCCTTATTGTCGGTAAACAGCTTTCATCAACTTGAAATAAAACCTCTTGAAGTGTTAGATGCCATGTCCCTTCTTCGTCGCTCGTCTGAGCTACGAAAGCTCGACGATGCTATCTGTAAAGATTTGGTACTTGCTTGTGGCCAAAACCCTCATGCGATTCGAACGGTGGCCAGTCGTATGAAACTGGGACATATGCAACCAAAAGAGCTACTGGAACTTCTGAAAAACCCGACTCCAGCACAGAAAGTTTTTGAGCACAGGTATGGCAAAACTGACAATCATGGTATCGAACAAACAGAGAGTGTTCTCAGTTGCCTGCATGTCATGTTTAATCAACTCGATAACAATTGCAAGTCATATTTGGTTAAGCTGGCCGTCTTTCCAAGTTTCTTTTACAGAGAGGTAGCTGCCATTATTCTTGACGAAGAGAAGAGTACTACTAGTTTGCATCTAGAGGAACTTTGCGCCTACGGAGTTTTGCAGTTTGATAAGCTAgatcaatttaaaaacattgcaTCGTGTGAAGGCGAGTGTAATCAGTACATTGTCCACACATTGGTGAGGCAGACCTGCAACTTTGCAATAGGCGAAGATCCGTGTTTGAAAACCTGTATTGATACTGCCAAGGCAGCATTTTTTCAACATTACCATCAAAAGTTGAATAGAATTTGTGAACTTGCAAATAGAAATTTCAAAGAGGGTTTTGAAAGGTTCCAGAGTGACAAATCAAATCTGATCGAATATCTTAAACAGGAAGCTAACATTTCACCAAGAAACACTGTTGCCGAATTTGACTTTTCCGAAGAAGAAAGGCAGTATGCTATCTGGGATGGGTTGGTTGAAGCAGATCGAAGAGTTGAGTATTTTGAAAAGAAATCAAAATTAGCCAAGAAAGAAAGAGACTATACAAGTTATAGTTTTTTCTGTGCATGGTTAGGCGACCAGCACATTTGTCAAGCCGAACTGCCAATGGCAGTCGATGCTGCCAACGACGGATTGAAGACGATTGATAAACTAAAATCTGAAGATACAGgtcataaaaatacaatgatTGCTAAGGCCGCATGTCTGTACGTGAAAGGACGAGCATACAGTGGACAGAGAAAATACTTGAAAAGTTTGAATGCACTTAAACGATCTTTGGCTCTACGACGAAAACACGAAAGAGATCATACAATGACGGCGCGTGGATTGAACTCAATTGGCCATTTGCAACACCGTCGGGGAAAATATCATGAGGCTAGATCGTATCACCAACAGGCGTTGGACATAATTGAAAGAATTACAGATAATTATCCAGAAGGACATATTGATTATTCTGTGTATGTCATGAATATGGGAGCCTGTTTAAGAAGTTGGGGGAATAGACTCAAGGGTGCTGAGAAAACAGCAAAGTACGACGAAGCTTTAGAATGGTTCAAAAAGGCATGGAAAATACAGAAGAATAGTTTCCCGGGTATAGAAATTTCACATAGATccaaaatattgaaaaacatgGCGCTTTGCAACTTTGAAAAGGGAGATTATATAAAAGCTCTCCCAGATGCTGAGAAAAGTTTGGGTATTTGCCGACGGATTTTGAAAGAAAACCCAGACACGGCCAGGTGCTTGTACTTTGTTGGTCGTGTTCACCATCATATTGGTAAGAAAATATTAAGAGCCGCAGAAATATCAGAGGCCCAGCGAG CGGATGCGGAAAACCGCTTCAGTCTTAGTATGGAATTCCTCGAGGAGGCCTACAATATGGAGCATAGTCTGGGAGCTGATCGACGAAGCCTCGACTATGAAAGCCTCAAAGAAGAGATAATTGATGTACTTAATTCACTAGGAAAATATAACATCAGACGCTGGAAACAACGATTCAAA GACACCGACAATCAAGAAAAGACTAATGTTCAATCTGAAAGTAGTGGTTTTTCGAGGTACCTGCCACAATCCTGCTGCATTGCATGA
- the LOC140048520 gene encoding uncharacterized protein isoform X3, whose amino-acid sequence MKDEEFKKVKLYSRDKLAKDVYDELSTPLELFEKLWDNGIISEDDTRFLEEVYERMKNKTGLGEIEEYKPKIKEYKERIRLLSVKHDSLFVGRDKELHKILQAFAAKTGKCCCVILAGSPGIGKTKLSIQTCAIYSAYLKEEFVVTTYLVNLRNLMSLSEVGAAIMNAIGIKDMVPSNFNAAELFCWIRENKLETIIYLDNADDVLKPRIPPRDDFINFLREFVAEKNQRVKFLITSRYRVDNESLLSVNSFHQLEIKPLEVLDAMSLLRRSSELRKLDDAICKDLVLACGQNPHAIRTVASRMKLGHMQPKELLELLKNPTPAQKVFEHRYGKTDNHGIEQTESVLSCLHVMFNQLDNNCKSYLVKLAVFPSFFYREVAAIILDEEKSTTSLHLEELCAYGVLQFDKLDQFKNIASCEGECNQYIVHTLVRQTCNFAIGEDPCLKTCIDTAKAAFFQHYHQKLNRICELANRNFKEGFERFQSDKSNLIEYLKQEANISPRNTVAEFDFSEEERQYAIWDGLVEADRRVEYFEKKSKLAKKERDYTSYSFFCAWLGDQHICQAELPMAVDAANDGLKTIDKLKSEDTGHKNTMIAKAACLYVKGRAYSGQRKYLKSLNALKRSLALRRKHERDHTMTARGLNSIGHLQHRRGKYHEARSYHQQALDIIERITDNYPEGHIDYSVYVMNMGACLRSWGNRLKGAEKTAKYDEALEWFKKAWKIQKNSFPGIEISHRSKILKNMALCNFEKGDYIKALPDAEKSLGICRRILKENPDTARCLYFVGRVHHHIGKKILRAAEISEAQRADAENRFSLSMEFLEEAYNMEHSLGADRRSLDYESLKEEIIDVLNSLGKYNIRRWKQRFKDTDNQEKTNVQSESSGFSRYLPQSCCIA is encoded by the exons ATGAAAGATGAAGAATTCAAGAAAGTTAAACTATACTCAAGAGATAAGTTGGCCAAGGATGTCTACGATGAATTATCAACACCGCTAGAATTGTTCGAGAAACTCTGGGACAATGGGATTATTTCGGAGGACGATACTAGATTTCTAGAGGAAGTATACGAGCGTATGAAGAACAAAACTGGCTTAGGCGAGATTGAAGAGTATAAACcgaaaataaaagaatataaaGAACGCATCAGGTTGCTGTCAGTAAAACACGATTCTTTGTTTGTTGGAAGAGACAAAGAATTGCACAAAATCTTACAGGCTTTTGCTGCGAAAACTGGAAAATGTTGTTGTGTGATTCTCGCCGGTTCGCCTGGAATTGGAAAAACAAAGTTATCTATTCAGACTTGCGCAATCTACTCCGCATATTTAAAAGAAGAATTTGTTGTTAC AACTTATCTTGTCAACTTGAGGAACCTAATGTCATTGAGTGAAGTAGGAGCTGCCATCATGAACGCAATTGGTATCAAAGACATGGTACCATCTAACTTTAACGCTGCCGAATTATTTTGCTGGATACGAGAAAATAAATTAG AAACAATAATCTATTTAGATAATGCGGACGACGTTTTGAAGCCAAGAATACCACCACGTGATGACTTCATCAATTTTCTTCGTGAGTTTGTTGCCGAGAAAAATCAGAGAGTAAAATTCCTAATCACATCAAGATACAGAGTTGATAATGAGTCCTTATTGTCGGTAAACAGCTTTCATCAACTTGAAATAAAACCTCTTGAAGTGTTAGATGCCATGTCCCTTCTTCGTCGCTCGTCTGAGCTACGAAAGCTCGACGATGCTATCTGTAAAGATTTGGTACTTGCTTGTGGCCAAAACCCTCATGCGATTCGAACGGTGGCCAGTCGTATGAAACTGGGACATATGCAACCAAAAGAGCTACTGGAACTTCTGAAAAACCCGACTCCAGCACAGAAAGTTTTTGAGCACAGGTATGGCAAAACTGACAATCATGGTATCGAACAAACAGAGAGTGTTCTCAGTTGCCTGCATGTCATGTTTAATCAACTCGATAACAATTGCAAGTCATATTTGGTTAAGCTGGCCGTCTTTCCAAGTTTCTTTTACAGAGAGGTAGCTGCCATTATTCTTGACGAAGAGAAGAGTACTACTAGTTTGCATCTAGAGGAACTTTGCGCCTACGGAGTTTTGCAGTTTGATAAGCTAgatcaatttaaaaacattgcaTCGTGTGAAGGCGAGTGTAATCAGTACATTGTCCACACATTGGTGAGGCAGACCTGCAACTTTGCAATAGGCGAAGATCCGTGTTTGAAAACCTGTATTGATACTGCCAAGGCAGCATTTTTTCAACATTACCATCAAAAGTTGAATAGAATTTGTGAACTTGCAAATAGAAATTTCAAAGAGGGTTTTGAAAGGTTCCAGAGTGACAAATCAAATCTGATCGAATATCTTAAACAGGAAGCTAACATTTCACCAAGAAACACTGTTGCCGAATTTGACTTTTCCGAAGAAGAAAGGCAGTATGCTATCTGGGATGGGTTGGTTGAAGCAGATCGAAGAGTTGAGTATTTTGAAAAGAAATCAAAATTAGCCAAGAAAGAAAGAGACTATACAAGTTATAGTTTTTTCTGTGCATGGTTAGGCGACCAGCACATTTGTCAAGCCGAACTGCCAATGGCAGTCGATGCTGCCAACGACGGATTGAAGACGATTGATAAACTAAAATCTGAAGATACAGgtcataaaaatacaatgatTGCTAAGGCCGCATGTCTGTACGTGAAAGGACGAGCATACAGTGGACAGAGAAAATACTTGAAAAGTTTGAATGCACTTAAACGATCTTTGGCTCTACGACGAAAACACGAAAGAGATCATACAATGACGGCGCGTGGATTGAACTCAATTGGCCATTTGCAACACCGTCGGGGAAAATATCATGAGGCTAGATCGTATCACCAACAGGCGTTGGACATAATTGAAAGAATTACAGATAATTATCCAGAAGGACATATTGATTATTCTGTGTATGTCATGAATATGGGAGCCTGTTTAAGAAGTTGGGGGAATAGACTCAAGGGTGCTGAGAAAACAGCAAAGTACGACGAAGCTTTAGAATGGTTCAAAAAGGCATGGAAAATACAGAAGAATAGTTTCCCGGGTATAGAAATTTCACATAGATccaaaatattgaaaaacatgGCGCTTTGCAACTTTGAAAAGGGAGATTATATAAAAGCTCTCCCAGATGCTGAGAAAAGTTTGGGTATTTGCCGACGGATTTTGAAAGAAAACCCAGACACGGCCAGGTGCTTGTACTTTGTTGGTCGTGTTCACCATCATATTGGTAAGAAAATATTAAGAGCCGCAGAAATATCAGAGGCCCAGCGAG CGGATGCGGAAAACCGCTTCAGTCTTAGTATGGAATTCCTCGAGGAGGCCTACAATATGGAGCATAGTCTGGGAGCTGATCGACGAAGCCTCGACTATGAAAGCCTCAAAGAAGAGATAATTGATGTACTTAATTCACTAGGAAAATATAACATCAGACGCTGGAAACAACGATTCAAA GACACCGACAATCAAGAAAAGACTAATGTTCAATCTGAAAGTAGTGGTTTTTCGAGGTACCTGCCACAATCCTGCTGCATTGCATGA